GGCCCGGTGAGCGTGCACAATTGACTGGACTCCATCGATCAATTTGAGTTTTGCATAGAAAAGTAAACGGAAGTGTGTATTCTGACATCTGACCTCACTGTACAGAACTTCCAAAGCTATGTCATATTGTAAACATGCTCCGTTTAGAGGTTTTGAAGTGTAAGCATGAATATTAAATTTGTAATGATGTTGGATATGCAAGTCTCATAATGCACTCATACATTTACAGTCAAGTccagaattatttttataataatactTACTCCCATTCTGTATCAGTTCATCGATTCCGAATAGCCTGGAGATCAGACCTTTGGCAGAAGGCGGCGAGGGAGTCTTCGTCCAGCGACGGCTGGTCAAACGAACTCGTTTTGGGCCTTTCGAGGCGAAGCGGGTCTCCGTTTTGGACAACGAAGGCGTGTTTCCCTTGAAAGTACGTTCATGTGCTTCCTGAGATATTTGCAGTTTGAGACTTTGGTGTAATCCCTCCCCTCTGATGAGCAGGTCTTCCAGAAGGATGGAATCGTGGTGTGCTTTGACTGCAGTAGTGAAGATGACTGTAACTGGATGATGCTTGTTCGACCCGCCACAGATCACCAACACCAGAATCTGACAGCTTACCAGCAAGACGATGACGTGTTCTTCAACACATCCCAGGTTTGTCTGTGCGCCCAATCCCTGACGTCTTCCAAGTGTCCACTTAAGCTCATCCTTTCTGCTTTGGTCATTTGTTGCTTAGGACGTGCTGCCAGGAGCAGAGTTGAGGGTCTGGTATGGAGCTTTCTATGCTAAAAAGATGGAGAAGCCCATGCTCAAGCTTCCAGTTCAACCATTGCCACCTCAAGGTTCCGAACATTGTAATTATGATGtgtttagaaataaaatatggtAATTGTATCTCACTATATCTTCTGGATCTGTCATAGAGACTTACGTGAAAACCAGCTCCTCTCCCCCCCCTGtaacaaactacaaaaatgcAGGTAATCCAGTTCAAACTATTCTGTGACTATGAGGATGACTCTAGCTCACGCGATATGAAAATGACTATAAAAATCTCTTGTCTTATAAAGACATCACTAGATGTCATAAAGCCAATCCTTAAAAATGATAGATACAGTTATATAATACTTTTCACAGTGTTCCAAAGGGTGCTTGGAATTCTTGAATTTTAATCGTCAGTATTATTTTGAATGTTGGATTAGGCATAAACCTCAATTTATTGCAagccatatttttatttcatattgtgtCGTAATAGTAGacagtgaaaatgttttttgtcgtTTGCCTGTTTTTCTCACATTCGCCATGACAGGTGCTGTCAGTAAGTTGATGGCCACTCCAGATCTCCCAGAAGACCCCCTAACAGAACAGGAGGAAAGCACAGTGGGGCCTAGTGAGGAGATTCACTCCCCCGCTGGCCGGCCTCCTGTGAAGAGGGGGCTAACTCGTGGAAGGAGAGCGAAAGGTCGCAGGCCTCACCCTGTCACCGCCGCCGCAAGCAGAAGCAAAggtgaaaaaaacacaagtgatCTTTCCAGGCTGCCAAAGCTGCAGATTTATTACTCCATAACCGTTCCTCATGTGTGCAGATGTGAAGCCCCCCGTGGTGAGCACGCAGTCGCTTACTTCCGAGTCAGCAGTTCCTACAGAGAGAAACCGTCATCTCGGGGCTGCGGACGTCGGGATTGCGCACAAGAGACACAAAATCCGAGAGCACAAGAGGGTGTACCGCTGCTCCCTGTGCACCAAGGTCTTTCAGAACAGCAGTAACCTGAACCGACATATCCGATCACACGGTATTGGGACGGTTTTACTCCAGTCAGGTGCCTCTTTGGATTTGAATCCGATTCAAGTGAATTCTCTCTTCACGTGTCATCTCTCCAGGTGATAAACTGTTTAAGTGTGACGACTGTGATAAGTTGTTCAGTCGAAAGGAGAGTCTGAAGCAGCACATCTCCTACAAACACAGTAAAAATGTGGTGGGTAATGTTTTAATCCATAATCAGCTTCTCTGTCAAACctgcttgttaaaaaaacacttgtcaTGCATTTGTGCAACAGCCCGACCtggaatataaatataaatgcatGACTTGTGACAAATCCTTCCGCCTGCAAAATGCCTTAAATTTCCACAACTGCAGGACAGGTAaggattttgtattttttttttgggttacattttgtttgacacatcgaaataaaatgtatttttcttttcccgccAGACGACAAGACATTCCAGTGCGATATCTGCTCCCGCTTCTtctccacaaacagcaacctgtCCAAGCACAAGAAGAAACACGGAGAGAAGCTCTACTCCTGTGAAATCTGTAACAAGATGTTCTATCGCAAAGACGTCATGCAGGAGCACCACAGGAGGCACAGCGTTGGTGAGAACATAGTGACTCGGCACACCTGCTGTTTTAATACCTGTCTGCTCACAGCTGAACAATGCCAACAAAGGAATTACGTTATCGCTGTTTACCCAGGAAATTCCTATTATTGTCGAGAGCTTCAGGGTTTTCGCTAAGCCACATGTCGTTTAAACAGGGCAAAAGCACATGAAGCGAGAGGAGTTGGAGACCAATGGAGAAGAAGCGTGCAAGTACAGAAAAGAACCATCACCGTGTCCCATCTGTGGAAAGGCGAGCTTTTTCTGCCTTGCTTTTCCAGCACTAGCACAAGATGGCAGATGTTTGAGCATTATtttcacgtgtgtgtgtgaacaggTGTTCTCCTGCCGAAGTAACATGAACAAACATCTGCTGACTCACGGCGATAAAAAGTACACCTGCGAGATCTGCGGCCGCAAGTTCTTCCGAGTGGACGTGCTTCGCGATCACATTCACGTTCACTTCAAGGTCAGGCATTCGTCGCTAGTCCGTTTGCAGCCTCACAAGTGACTTTGACTTCTTATTtagatgatgaagaggagaaataattaataaaaaataattaatcagGCATAGATGATAGATGGTATTTTAGCTCTCATCATAGATAACTAAAATAATCTCCAGCAATATTGAattgttaaaaaagtaaattaacagtgattaaaatgacaatgctattaaaataatgacatttttgcaaaCGTCTCAATATCAGCTTCTCCTCATTGCAGGATATAGCCGTAATGGATGAGCAGAAGAGGGAGGACTTCATTAAAAAGATCGGCATTCCAACAGCCGATAGTGACGAAAgggatgaagatgaagaagatgaagatgacCCAGAGCACCACAAGTATCACTGCAAGAAATGTCAGGTAGGCTTTCAACATGCCAATGTGATCCCCACATGAATTCAAATGGGCCCTTTTTGCCGCGTACGCAGATGTCGTTCGCCAAGGGTCGAGAATATCTGAAACACATCACGGAGCAGCACAAAGAGCGAGGTTTCGGCTGTGCCATCTGCAACCGTCGTTTTGCACTCAAGGCCACGTACAACGCCCACCTGGTCATCCACAGGGAGCAACTCCCTGACCCCGCTGTGCAGAAGTAAGCATATTATCATTACTTCCCTTTCAGAGTTGCTTCAATATAGTAGAATGCAAATTTTTGTCCCGCAAAGGTATATCCATCCCTGTGAAATATGTGGCCGAATCTTCAACAGTATCGGTAACCTGGAAAGACACAAGAtcatccacactggtgaggtCATGCAAATttatcaaaaatgtatttgattttttagGTCTACATATaatgtattttctggactataaggcgccccggactataaggcgcaccttcaatgaatggcccattttaaaactttgtccttatataaggcgcaccgtaCTATAAAGCGCCCCATTAatgcagatttttaatccaaaccaaatcattctccattttatcttttttatttcaacttcagacgcaacaaattactttataatcacaaaataatgatccatcgtctttttgattcatgattcatagtcttcagtgggccacttatgattgatttcatgacacaatgcttcgggccagtttaaatttaggaatttggtccatatataaggcgtaccggactataaggcgcacggtcggcttttgagaacattttaggtttttaggtgcgccttatagtccggaaaatacggtattaagTAGGTACAATCTTGCACAATCTAAATAGAGAGTTGTACATCCTGCAGGGGTGAAGAGCCACGGCTGTGACAAATGCGGCAAATCTTTTGCAAGGAAGGACATGCTGAAGGAGCACCTGAGGGTCCACGACGACATCCGAGACTTCCTGTGCGCAGAGTGTGGCAAAGGTCAATTTTTATTGTCTGCATGGAGTAGCTGTTGCTTGGATGCTTTGGACATGATTGAACCTTCTTGCAGGCATGAAGACCAAGCATGCCCTCAGGCATCACATGAAGTTACACAAGGGTATCAAAGAGTATGAATGTAAGGAGTGTAACCGCAAGTTTGCCCAGAAAGTCAACATGCTCAAACATTTTAAGAGACACACAGGTGAGTTATTGTTTCAAATTGCTGAGTTAAAATTGTCGATGTATTGGGTCatatttagtttgtttttgtaggtACAAAGGATTTCATGTGTGAGTTGTGTGGGAAGACATTCAGTGAAAGAACAACTCTGGAGACACATAAACTCATTCATACCGGCAAGTATTCTCTGGAGTTGCCATCTTGCTTGGTCcatttgtcatattttcttAATAATGGTTAAGCTAGTTACGCTAGCCTCACTGTGTTCCCCCTCTCGACAGTGGGAAAGACCTGGACTTGCGCCACCTGCGATAAGAAGTATCTAACCGAGTACATGCTGCAGAAGCACGTGCACCTGACTCACGAGAAAGTGGAAGCCCAGTCGTGTAATCTCTGCGGCACTAAGGTTTCCACGCGGGCCTCGATGAACCGACACCTCCGACGCAAACACCCAGAGGTGAGCGTCACGGCTTGTTTAGTTGGACTTGATGCAATTACACATTAACCTGGTTTGCCTTTTGTGTTTCAAGGTTGTCCCCGTGAGaattgatgactttgatgaaTTTCAGGAATCATCCACATTCAACGATTCGTCTATCAGCATCGCGCAGGTTAGCTTGAAGCATATACGACCACGGGCaacgtgtgtgttttctcgTATGCTTGGTGAAATGTAATAAATGACCTCACAATTCTTTAGCCAAGCCTGACGCTAGTAAAAGACAGCCTGTCTCAGGAAAGACCCAGCCGACCTACTCGCCAGGCCAAGAAAAAGCTCAGAGTCGCGCCCGAGCCAGAACTTTCCGGATCAGATGATTACGTTGATTTCACTGAGCCCAAACATCTGCCAGAATTCAACACTGTAATCATTGGTGAGGAGACAGAAACGAGCTCTGCGGTGCAGAGTATCCAGCAGGTACGCTTGGAGTTGCCAAATAAAATCCTTCTGTTCAATGA
The sequence above is drawn from the Syngnathus acus chromosome 14, fSynAcu1.2, whole genome shotgun sequence genome and encodes:
- the prdm15 gene encoding PR domain zinc finger protein 15; this encodes MAAQTPEECIWCEDCGQYHDSECPELGPLVTVQDSFVLSRARSSIPNSLEIRPLAEGGEGVFVQRRLVKRTRFGPFEAKRVSVLDNEGVFPLKVFQKDGIVVCFDCSSEDDCNWMMLVRPATDHQHQNLTAYQQDDDVFFNTSQDVLPGAELRVWYGAFYAKKMEKPMLKLPVQPLPPQETYVKTSSSPPPVTNYKNAGAVSKLMATPDLPEDPLTEQEESTVGPSEEIHSPAGRPPVKRGLTRGRRAKGRRPHPVTAAASRSKDVKPPVVSTQSLTSESAVPTERNRHLGAADVGIAHKRHKIREHKRVYRCSLCTKVFQNSSNLNRHIRSHGDKLFKCDDCDKLFSRKESLKQHISYKHSKNVPDLEYKYKCMTCDKSFRLQNALNFHNCRTDDKTFQCDICSRFFSTNSNLSKHKKKHGEKLYSCEICNKMFYRKDVMQEHHRRHSVGQKHMKREELETNGEEACKYRKEPSPCPICGKVFSCRSNMNKHLLTHGDKKYTCEICGRKFFRVDVLRDHIHVHFKDIAVMDEQKREDFIKKIGIPTADSDERDEDEEDEDDPEHHKYHCKKCQMSFAKGREYLKHITEQHKERGFGCAICNRRFALKATYNAHLVIHREQLPDPAVQKYIHPCEICGRIFNSIGNLERHKIIHTGVKSHGCDKCGKSFARKDMLKEHLRVHDDIRDFLCAECGKGMKTKHALRHHMKLHKGIKEYECKECNRKFAQKVNMLKHFKRHTGTKDFMCELCGKTFSERTTLETHKLIHTVGKTWTCATCDKKYLTEYMLQKHVHLTHEKVEAQSCNLCGTKVSTRASMNRHLRRKHPEVVPVRIDDFDEFQESSTFNDSSISIAQPSLTLVKDSLSQERPSRPTRQAKKKLRVAPEPELSGSDDYVDFTEPKHLPEFNTVIIGEETETSSAVQSIQQVVVLTDPNAPSGSSPNNSVGLSNMAVAPSPTPAQFTSLQPVAVGHLTAGDRPLSLDNSILTVTFDTVSGSAMLHNRPAELGPETVGPAGGQSAQSVSHFINLATLVNPMSHQLEAQTLAWRPVPTAEGGQVTPVVEGTQGDVHGVQSQVPEGGHPGQSQPPTSQQQSGATQQMFSY